Proteins encoded in a region of the Deefgea piscis genome:
- a CDS encoding UbiH/UbiF family hydroxylase, translated as MRMKNFDADIIIVGGGLVGAALALALKKTSLSVILLEGRAPCLDFDLSTWDQRVYAISRASRQLLTQIGAWQRIRPERLSPICSMKIRGDAVDALLEFNALESGVDELAFIVENRELQRALWLALADCSHVDIITPASAQALSVDLEAATLTLADQRQFRARLVVGADGAQSWVRGQAGIQASTKPYAQFGVVANFAIEKPHYGCAQQWFKTDGILAWLPLAEQKMSMVWSCDAELKNELLNLSPSQLAAKVAQAGNASLGELTIITPPAAFELKLNQIEQCVKPRLALVGDAAHTVHPLAGQGVNLGFGDVAELADLLTKTHPERIGDYLVLRRYERARREPVRLMQSVCDGLQQLFNNHHPVLMRLRNFGLGFTNALPWLKRQLIRHAMDS; from the coding sequence ATGCGCATGAAAAATTTCGATGCCGATATCATTATCGTGGGTGGTGGTTTAGTCGGTGCCGCATTGGCGCTGGCCCTCAAAAAAACCTCGCTCTCGGTCATCTTGCTCGAAGGCCGTGCGCCTTGCCTAGATTTTGATCTCTCCACGTGGGACCAAAGAGTCTATGCCATTAGCCGCGCTAGTCGTCAGCTCTTAACGCAGATTGGTGCTTGGCAACGCATTCGCCCAGAACGTTTATCGCCGATTTGCTCGATGAAAATCCGCGGTGACGCCGTGGATGCCCTGTTGGAATTTAACGCCCTAGAAAGCGGCGTTGACGAGCTGGCCTTTATCGTTGAAAACCGTGAATTACAGCGCGCGCTTTGGTTGGCACTGGCTGACTGCAGCCATGTTGACATCATCACTCCCGCCAGCGCGCAAGCGCTATCGGTCGATCTCGAAGCTGCTACGCTAACCTTGGCCGATCAACGCCAATTCCGCGCACGTTTAGTCGTTGGCGCCGATGGGGCGCAGTCTTGGGTTCGCGGGCAAGCAGGGATTCAAGCCAGCACCAAACCCTATGCGCAATTTGGCGTTGTTGCCAATTTTGCCATTGAAAAACCCCACTACGGCTGTGCCCAACAATGGTTTAAAACCGACGGAATTTTGGCGTGGCTGCCGCTCGCCGAGCAAAAAATGTCGATGGTATGGTCGTGCGATGCCGAGCTTAAAAATGAATTACTCAATTTAAGTCCCAGCCAACTGGCTGCCAAAGTGGCTCAAGCCGGCAATGCCTCACTGGGCGAACTCACTATAATTACCCCGCCCGCTGCGTTTGAGCTAAAACTCAATCAGATTGAGCAGTGCGTCAAACCGCGTTTAGCTTTGGTTGGCGATGCGGCACATACGGTGCACCCTTTAGCTGGACAAGGCGTTAATTTAGGTTTTGGTGACGTTGCCGAACTGGCTGACTTATTAACAAAAACGCATCCGGAACGAATCGGCGATTATTTAGTCCTAAGGCGCTATGAGCGCGCCCGCCGCGAGCCGGTACGATTAATGCAATCCGTTTGTGATGGATTGCAGCAGCTCTTTAATAATCACCATCCCGTTTTAATGCGTTTACGCAATTTTGGGCTGGGCTTTACCAATGCTTTACCATGGCTAAAACGGCAATTAATTCGCCACGCAATGGATTCATAA
- a CDS encoding DNA internalization-related competence protein ComEC/Rec2, whose protein sequence is MLSRYLLFIFAWVLGVITLQWQATLPAVTWPLAMSCLALGLWFCLKRFNQHRALQWLVLLVLAFSLGFAWATWRAQIRMAQRIPVDLVGQTVWMSGFIADLPQESRYGPRFIFTPDADPKRAWAVDRIQVNAKGGPFGAGERWRLQLKLKPIHGVVNAAGFDLEAWFLQQNIAAIASMKSAERLAGFSAQAAVLRIRAALRQRIEHALQDAPYQGVIVALTIGDQAGIPKPQWQRFALTGITHLISISGLHITMLAAMGMAFVLYGWRRSAYLTQRLAAQRAALIAGVLIALMYSVLAGMSVPTQRTVLMLLVSACCLWRARPMAISAIWASALAVVVLFDPFAVLSVGFWLSFLAVAYLLWMGANRIGRKPAWRLWLSTQWAATLASLPILVLVFGQVPLLSPLANALAIPLVSVLITPLALLGLLDPTGTLLRWAEGLFAILDRGLQWILTWPWPALEISSPPMGILPVAMLGVALLLLPRGIPARWLGWLMLLPLFFMPQPKLDDGQFKLQVLDVDQGLSVLVQTRQHALLFDTGREANAERVILPVLRQAGITRLDTLLLSHNDNDHIGGAPILLGQGDRLAFPMGLILHSLPEDLPILSSKVAKQRCQTGQRWRWDGVDFEVLWLHPNYAANNDNARGCVLRIHNRWHSALIPADISRLEEGELLAAGLTSTEIVIAPHHGSKSASSDAFIQALQPQYAVFSAGFMNQFRHPHPDVQQRYAAAGARLLRTDQSGSLQFTVGELIKLQEQRAIAPRYWYTATYSDPKTAVGISP, encoded by the coding sequence ATGTTAAGTCGCTATTTATTATTTATTTTTGCTTGGGTGCTTGGCGTAATTACGCTGCAATGGCAAGCGACTTTGCCTGCGGTTACTTGGCCGTTGGCGATGTCTTGCTTAGCGCTGGGACTATGGTTTTGTCTGAAGCGCTTTAATCAACATCGGGCTCTGCAGTGGCTGGTGCTGCTGGTCTTGGCGTTCAGTTTGGGTTTTGCTTGGGCCACATGGCGGGCGCAAATTCGGATGGCGCAGCGTATTCCAGTCGATTTGGTCGGTCAAACTGTGTGGATGTCGGGTTTTATTGCCGATTTACCACAAGAATCGCGCTATGGGCCGCGCTTTATTTTTACGCCGGATGCCGATCCCAAGCGAGCTTGGGCAGTTGATCGCATTCAAGTGAACGCCAAAGGCGGGCCGTTTGGCGCTGGCGAGCGGTGGCGCTTGCAGCTCAAACTCAAGCCAATTCATGGTGTGGTGAACGCCGCCGGATTTGATTTAGAAGCGTGGTTTTTACAGCAAAATATTGCTGCGATCGCCAGCATGAAGTCGGCCGAGCGTTTAGCAGGCTTTTCGGCGCAAGCGGCAGTGCTGCGAATTCGCGCCGCGCTACGCCAACGCATTGAGCACGCTTTGCAGGATGCGCCGTATCAAGGGGTGATTGTTGCGCTCACCATTGGCGATCAAGCTGGGATTCCCAAGCCACAGTGGCAACGATTTGCCCTGACGGGCATTACGCATTTAATCAGTATTTCGGGTTTACATATTACGATGTTGGCGGCGATGGGGATGGCATTCGTGCTATATGGCTGGCGGCGCAGTGCGTATTTAACGCAAAGGCTGGCCGCGCAGCGTGCGGCTTTAATCGCGGGAGTCTTGATCGCGTTGATGTATAGCGTGTTGGCGGGGATGAGTGTGCCAACGCAGCGCACCGTATTAATGCTTTTGGTCAGCGCCTGTTGCTTGTGGCGAGCCAGGCCGATGGCAATCAGCGCCATTTGGGCTAGTGCCTTGGCGGTGGTGGTGCTGTTTGATCCTTTTGCTGTGCTCTCGGTTGGTTTTTGGCTGTCGTTTTTGGCGGTCGCATATTTGCTATGGATGGGCGCCAATCGCATTGGGCGCAAACCCGCGTGGCGCTTATGGCTAAGTACGCAGTGGGCGGCAACATTGGCGTCGTTACCGATTTTGGTGTTGGTATTTGGGCAGGTGCCGCTGCTGTCGCCACTAGCCAATGCTTTGGCGATTCCTTTGGTGAGTGTCTTGATTACGCCTTTGGCTTTATTGGGTTTGCTCGACCCAACGGGAACGCTGTTGCGCTGGGCTGAGGGTTTGTTTGCAATCTTAGATCGCGGATTGCAATGGATCTTGACTTGGCCGTGGCCGGCGCTAGAGATCAGCTCTCCTCCAATGGGTATATTGCCAGTGGCGATGCTGGGTGTGGCTTTGCTGCTATTACCCCGAGGTATTCCGGCGCGCTGGCTAGGGTGGCTGATGCTACTGCCCTTGTTTTTTATGCCGCAGCCCAAGTTGGACGATGGGCAGTTTAAATTACAGGTGCTCGACGTGGATCAAGGCTTGAGTGTATTGGTGCAAACGCGGCAACACGCTTTACTGTTTGATACCGGACGTGAGGCCAATGCCGAACGCGTGATTTTGCCGGTGTTGCGTCAGGCAGGAATTACTCGGCTGGATACGTTATTGCTATCGCATAATGACAACGATCATATTGGTGGCGCGCCGATTTTGCTGGGGCAGGGCGATCGCTTGGCTTTTCCGATGGGTTTGATTTTGCATAGTTTGCCAGAAGATTTGCCGATTTTAAGTAGTAAAGTGGCCAAGCAGCGTTGCCAAACTGGGCAGCGTTGGCGCTGGGATGGCGTTGATTTTGAGGTGTTATGGCTGCACCCCAACTATGCCGCTAACAATGACAATGCCCGCGGTTGTGTGCTGCGCATTCATAATCGCTGGCATAGCGCCTTAATTCCGGCTGATATTAGCCGTCTTGAAGAAGGGGAGCTGCTCGCGGCAGGTTTAACCAGCACCGAGATTGTGATTGCGCCACATCACGGCAGTAAAAGCGCTTCATCGGATGCATTTATTCAGGCTCTGCAACCGCAATACGCGGTATTTTCAGCGGGGTTTATGAATCAATTTCGGCATCCGCATCCCGATGTACAGCAGCGCTATGCAGCAGCCGGGGCGAGGCTATTGCGAACGGATCAGTCTGGATCATTACAATTTACTGTCGGAGAGCTGATTAAGCTACAAGAGCAGCGCGCCATCGCGCCGCGATATTGGTACACTGCGACTTATTCTGATCCAAAAACGGCTGTTGGAATTTCGCCATGA
- a CDS encoding MOSC domain-containing protein: MTMLLSALYRYPLKSCRAQALSQSQLEVRGLPQDREWMIANSAGVQITARTEPRILLIATEVTPDGLWLKAPGMADLFVVLALFNELHQADVWETEFLARRGALDADAWLSAYLNQTVHLMWLGLEPHRRLKNHPDVAISFVDTYPLLIIGEGSLQALNARVGRELAMLRFRPNLVIANSAPFAEDTWQRIRIGEVEIELAKACERCLMTTLDPDTAERTKDSEPLRSLAKFRKMGAAVVFGQNARVVQGGALQLGLPVEVLSYKD; the protein is encoded by the coding sequence ATGACCATGCTGCTTTCTGCTTTATACCGCTACCCCCTTAAATCATGTCGTGCTCAAGCACTGAGCCAGAGCCAGCTTGAGGTGCGCGGCTTGCCACAAGATCGAGAATGGATGATTGCCAATTCGGCTGGCGTGCAAATCACCGCGCGCACCGAGCCACGTATTTTATTGATTGCTACTGAGGTCACGCCCGATGGTTTGTGGTTAAAAGCGCCGGGCATGGCCGATTTATTTGTCGTGCTAGCGCTGTTTAATGAGCTGCATCAGGCTGATGTTTGGGAAACCGAGTTTTTAGCTCGGCGCGGGGCGCTCGATGCTGATGCGTGGTTGTCTGCGTATTTAAATCAAACCGTACATCTGATGTGGCTGGGCTTAGAGCCGCACCGGCGCTTAAAAAATCATCCAGATGTGGCCATTAGCTTTGTTGACACCTATCCCTTATTAATCATTGGTGAAGGCTCTTTGCAAGCGCTTAATGCGCGCGTTGGCCGTGAGTTGGCGATGCTGCGTTTTCGGCCTAATTTGGTCATTGCCAATAGCGCGCCATTTGCTGAGGATACTTGGCAGCGGATTCGGATTGGCGAGGTGGAGATTGAATTAGCCAAAGCGTGTGAACGTTGTTTGATGACGACGCTCGACCCAGATACTGCTGAGCGCACCAAAGATTCAGAACCACTACGTAGTTTGGCTAAGTTTAGAAAAATGGGCGCTGCAGTGGTGTTTGGCCAAAACGCGCGGGTGGTGCAAGGCGGCGCATTACAACTGGGTTTGCCGGTTGAAGTGCTAAGTTACAAGGATTAA
- a CDS encoding FUSC family protein, with product MIRRRSLHVSLQVAIVSVLSFYFGVHFTQFFQGESAGIGGLWAAISSIVVLQATQKATIESAWMRTLGTLIGASMSALYFQFFPFSWLGMGATIFATVLLCEMLNIPDNARLASITVCITMVMASLHPSINPYLNSILRFSESMIGIALSMAAISLWPTDADAKGEK from the coding sequence ATGATTCGACGCCGATCTTTGCATGTTTCGCTACAGGTTGCGATTGTTTCTGTACTGTCATTTTATTTTGGGGTGCATTTTACGCAGTTTTTTCAGGGTGAATCGGCAGGCATTGGTGGTTTGTGGGCGGCAATTTCATCGATTGTGGTGTTGCAGGCGACGCAAAAAGCCACGATTGAATCGGCGTGGATGCGCACTTTAGGCACTTTGATTGGGGCCAGCATGAGTGCGCTGTATTTTCAGTTTTTCCCTTTTAGTTGGTTAGGCATGGGGGCGACGATTTTTGCGACGGTTTTATTGTGTGAAATGCTCAATATTCCTGACAATGCCCGTTTAGCATCGATTACCGTGTGTATCACGATGGTCATGGCCAGTTTGCATCCCTCAATCAATCCTTATTTAAATTCTATATTGCGCTTTAGCGAGTCGATGATTGGCATTGCTTTGTCGATGGCGGCGATTA